In the Drosophila takahashii strain IR98-3 E-12201 chromosome 3R, DtakHiC1v2, whole genome shotgun sequence genome, one interval contains:
- the LOC108060171 gene encoding transcription factor Sox-1, with the protein MLASVPARLALFAVISSQSLQLQAAPFPGIENAAFTSQDLFAEESAPVFSQVHVQHNRHRRHHGDGNYHGHSHHKRHWDHHSPGPDCHHPGGFGFGFEHPPHGPPPPHGHHRFEPHGFEPFPNAFGAPEYEEHQRPFKAELEPFKGDKGGSQVAPRRPSSSSVAPPPAAPITPSSTTPTTSTTSTTSTSTSTTLAPIPSSTEEAPLAIDIRIGTSP; encoded by the exons aTGTTAGCCTCAGTTCCCGCCCGT CTGGCGCTGTTCGCCGTGATAAGCTCGCAGAGTTTGCAGCTCCAGGCTGCTCCGTTCCCAGGAATCGAGAATGC TGCCTTCACCAGCCaagatttatttgccgagGAGTCGGCGCCCGTTTTTAGCCAGGTCCACGTCCAGCACAATCGGCATCGTCGCCATCATGGGGACGGCAATTACCACGGGCACAGCCACCACAAGCGGCACTGGGATCACCACTCTCCGGGTCCCGACTGCCATCACCCCGGCGGATTTGGTTTTGGGTTCGAGCATCCACCACATGGTCCGCCTCCACCCCATGGTCACCACAGATTCGAGCCGCATGGCTTCGAACCCTTTCCGAATGCCTTTGGAGCCCCCGAATACGAGGAGCACCAGCGACCCTTTAAAGCGGAATTGGAGCCATTTAAAG GTGACAAAGGAGGATCTCAAGTGGCACCGAGACGGCCCAGCTCAAGCAGTGTAGCTCCACCACCCGCAGCGCCGATTACTCCATCCTCAACCACCCCCACCACCTCCACCACCTCCACCACCTCCACCTCGACCTCCACCACTTTAGCTCCCATCCCTTCCAGCACCGAAGAAGCCCCCCTGGCCATCGACATTCGCATTGGCACTTCGCCCTAG